In the genome of Amyelois transitella isolate CPQ chromosome 25, ilAmyTran1.1, whole genome shotgun sequence, one region contains:
- the LOC106142764 gene encoding oocyte zinc finger protein XlCOF6, translating to MEDNIKSKNMCCLGCLVKNNELPLEMITLQNGTMKAILQMENLVLCYICKRIAQHVELFIQNVQSNQILMENFSIDTDSAFEIIRSQTQPLVNLTHLTLDSIELSGDVMSTEEKYAMFHSSNKVKIKLEEVKEENELLDHLEGEYVDDDSDFQGQFVKEEDDFPLKELFKTEIENGIVSKHRKMTRKKHKIKNKTKVKIEDDSDLQNDMYKVEQILITREQCMKERENNRADKKYLNSTFKCEDCIKGFIFKASFEKHMEKHSERMGDYVCDICKQRTNSEEKLLAHKKYHEIRYKCKACDLTRICRSTILDHYAAYHCCDCARHVCSHCSKQFKRKASLRKHIFNRHRQKERVLCVYCSKTYASVEVLKSHMITRHPKEVSAVKRSKKCVCQSCGMAFNSPSQLKKHSLKHSDAKDHYCVECDKSFKTEETLKYHLTTTSIHVNYMELRYPCLHCDKRFGTKRNLEHHTNRIHLKLKPFPCDSCEKAYVTNWALSEHKRLVHEGYKRPLRFPCPMCDRVFDRNQILKAHLRTHTGERPYQCAKCPASFGQSSALGTHNKLIHLRLTRDGKPKAAVK from the exons ATGGAGGACAACATAAAATCGAAAAATATGTGTTGTCTTGGCTGTTTGGTGAAAAACAATGAACTTCCCTTGGAAATGATAACCCTACAGAATGGAACTATGAAGGCAATACTACAG ATGGAGAATTTAGTTCTATGTTATATTTGCAAGAGAATAGCTCAACATGTGGAGttattcatacaaaatgttCAAAGCAATCAAATATTAATGGAAAACTTTAGTatc GATACAGACTCGGCCTTTGAAATAATACGATCGCAGACTCAACCTTTAGTGAACCTCACACACCTAACACTGGACAGTATAGAACTCTCCGGTGACGTGATGAGTACGGAAGAGAAATATGCGATGTTTCACTCTTCAAATAAAGTGAAGATAAAACTTGAAGAGGTTAAGGAAGAGAATGAGTTGTTGGACCACTTGGAGGGGGAGTATGTTGATGATGATTCAG atttCCAGGGTCAATTTGTGAAGGAAGAAGATGATTTTCCATTAAAAGAGTTGTTCAAAACGGAAATAGAAAATGGAATTGTCTCCAAACACAGAAAGATGACTAGAaagaaacacaaaataaaaaataagactaAAGTGAAAATAGAGGATGACAGTGATTTACAGAATG ATATGTATAAAGTAGAACAAATATTGATAACGAGGGAACAATGTATGAAAGAGAGGGAAAACAATAGAGCAGATAAGaaatatctcaattctacgtTTAAGTGTGAAGACTGCATAaaaggatttatttttaaagcgaGCTTCGAAAAGCACATGGAGAAACATAGTGAG AGAATGGGCGACTATGTATGTGatatttgtaaacaaagaaCAAATTCCGAGGAGAAATTGTTAGCGCACAAGAAGTATCATGAAAT TCGTTACAAGTGCAAAGCGTGCGATTTGACCAGAATATGTCGCAGCACGATATTGGACCACTACGCCGCCTACCACTGTTGCGACTGCGCACGTCATGTCTGCTCACATTGCTCCAAGCAGTTCAA ACGCAAAGCATCATTGAGAAAGCACATCTTCAACCGGCACCGGCAAAAAGAGAGGGTGTTGTGTGTTTACTGCAGCAAGACGTACGCCAGCGTGGAAGTACTCAAGTCTCATATGATAAC GAGACACCCGAAAGAGGTGTCCGCCGTGAAAAGGAGTAAAAAGTGCGTGTGTCAATCGTGCGGTATGGCGTTCAATTCCCCGTCGCAACTGAAGAAACATTCTTTGAAACATTCAGACGCCAAGGATCACTACTGCGTGGAGTGTGATAA GAGTTTTAAGACTGAAGAAACGTTGAAATATCATCTTACGACGACCTCGATACACGTCAACTATATGGAGCTAAG gtACCCGTGCTTACATTGTGACAAGCGTTTTGGAACCAAACGAAATCTGGAACACCACACGAACAGGATTCATTTGAAACTGAAACCGTTCCCTTGCGATAGTTGTgaaaag GCTTACGTCACAAATTGGGCGTTATCTGAACACAAGCGACTCGTCCACGAGGGGTACAAGAGACCTCTCAGATTCCCCTGTCCGATGTGTGACAGGGTTTTTGAC CGTAATCAGATCCTGAAGGCTCATCTTCGGACACATACAGGTGAAAGACCATATCAATGTGCAAAATGTCCGGCGTCTTTTGGACAATCCAGCGCCCTGGGCACCCATAATAAGCTGATACATCTTCGACTGACCAGGGACGGGAAACCTAAGGCCGCTgtcaaataa